The following proteins are co-located in the Pochonia chlamydosporia 170 chromosome 6, whole genome shotgun sequence genome:
- a CDS encoding conidial yellow pigment biosynthesis polyketide synthase (similar to Verticillium alfalfae VaMs.102 XP_003008898.1), with the protein MVLPSRGLKPPSATELPSIFQYAKSQWAPLTRSITEDSPHWAKFRALALEPNLSWRLHPWTPLGESLDSHYSGLLGWAIVHRHAPLLDLLFSLHDRKPNNNIFNVPFYYYNNLPALHLASRNGDIEIVKRLLQVCNLKKLDNNHRTGLHHAAETGHSDIVLLLLQRRVNSKAQDNRGQTALHLTAANGHDRAVQALIAVQALIDQGADVDQKDNMRQTALFLAARNGHEGVVKLLLDRGANIEAKDNIGRTPLYWAARNGHEAVAKLLLDNGANIEAKDNIGRTPLWWAALNRHEAVVQLLLDKGADIEAKDKKGQTPLLCGGPPGMGTGPSSRCCDNISDNGEAAGGPYEARVTQDSSQSQWHLKETEMKRLDDVGKFLKDLREAVETAESGKQTIQPDERIARIHGFPSFISLISGDDTKSGDPPPIAVQLAILCFKMAAAELWLSWGVKPGVVLGHSLQEYAALYASGILSASDIIYLVGERARLVSESCTPDTHAMLAVQAPAGLVMPVLEKFNVEMTCLNSPKEVVLGGLSVEISRAAEQRRADGIACTKLQVPFAFHSSQIDPILDNLERVAQSINFFPPEIPFIFSLLGKPVQADEVGPTYIRRHAREPVRFADATLSAQKMAEVDDKVLWLEVGPHAICTNMMKATIGASTIAIPTARRKESIRRVLGHAMSVLHCCGINLDWNEFHRDFSRSTALVNLPSYSFEQKNHWIQYQGDWTLSRKKKLDCHRHSAQEDAINYGSALGVQDGV; encoded by the exons ATGGTCCTGCCTAGTAGAGGTTTAAAACCTCCTTCAGCCACGGAGCTACCGTCCATCTTCCAGTATGCGAAAAGCCAGTGGGCACCACTTACGCGAAGTATAACTGAGGACTCCCCACACTGGGCCAAGTTCCGCGCGCTCGCACTCGAACCAAATTTGTCATGGCGATTGCATCCTTGGACACCTCTAGGGGAGTCTCTTGATTCTCACTACTCTGGGTTATTAGGATGGGCCATAGTACATCGTCATGCCCCTCTCCTAGATCTTTTGTTCAGCTTGCATGACCGTAAGCCCAACAATAACATTTTTAACGTACCATTCTATTACTACAATAATCTTCCAGCCCTACACTTGGCGTCAAGAAACGGTGATATTGAGATTGTAAAACGGCTGCTTCAAGTGTGCAATCTCAAAAAGTTAGATAATAATCATCGAACAGGTCTTCATCACGCGGCGGAGACAGGTCATTCAGATATTGTTTTGCTACTGCTCCAAAGAAGAGTGAACTCGAAAGCCCAAGATAACAGAGGGCAAACGGCTCTGCATCTTACGGCAGCAAATGGACACGACAGAGCGGTACAAGCACTAATCGCGGTACAAGCACTAATCGATCAAGGCGCGGACGTCGACCAGAAGGATAATATGAGACAGACGGCGCTTTTTCTGGCAGCGAGAAACGGGCACGAGGGCgtggtcaagctgctgctcgacaGGGGCGCCAATatcgaggccaaggacaacatCGGTCGGACGCCGCTGTATTGGGCCGCCAGGAACGGGCATGAGGCCGTAGCCAAGCTCCTGCTCGACAACGGCGCCAATatcgaggccaaggacaacatCGGTCGGACGCCGCTGTGGTGGGCCGCCCTGAACAGGCACGAAGCCGTTgtccagctgctgcttgacaagggcgccgacattgaggccaaggacaagaagggtCAGACGCCTCTGCTCTGTGGTGGGCCACCCGGAATGGGCACGGGGCCGTCGTCAAGATGCTGCGATAATATTTCTGATAATGGCGAGGCGGCGGGTGGGCCGTATGAAGCGCGGGTAACGCAGGACAGTTCGCAATCGCAATGGCATTTAAAGGAGACGGAGATGAAACGTCTGGATGACGTAGGGAAGTTCCTAAAGGATCTTCGAGAAGCAGTAGAGACTGCTGAATCTGGAAAGCAAACCATTCA GCCAGATGAGCGCATTGCTCGTATTCATGGATTTCCTTCCTTTATTTCCCTCATTAGCGGAGATGATACTAAGTCAGGCGATCCTCCCCCTATCGCGGTTCAACTAGCCATCCTGTGTTTTAAGATGGCCGCAGCTGAACTCTGGTTATCCTGGGGAGTAAAGCCAGGTGTTGTTCTTGGCCACTCCTTACAAGAATATGCGGCGTTGTATGCTTCTGGTATATTGTCAGCAAGCGATATAATATATCTCGTTGGTGAGCGAGCGCGTCTCGTTTCGGAAAGCTGCACTCCTGACACCCACGCCATGTTGGCGGTTCAGGCCCCGGCAGGCTTGGTTATGCCAGTTCTGGAGAAATTTAATGTTGAGATGACCTGTCTGAACAGTCCAAAAGAGGTAGTTCTTGGTGGTCTCTCCGTTGAGATATCTAGAGCTGCGGAACAACGAAGGGCGGATGGCATCGCCTGCACCAAGCTCCAAGTTCCATTTGCCTTCCACTCCAGCCAAATAGACCCGATCCTGGATAACCTCGAAAGGGTTGCCCAGTCGATCAATTTTTTCCCGCCAGAGATTCCATTCATATTCTCACTACTAGGAAAACCAGTTCAAGCCGATGAGGTTGGGCCAACGTATATCCGTCGTCATGCTCGCGAACCGGTGAGGTTTGCCGATGCAACACTCTCGGCACAAAAGATGGCAGAGGTTGATGACAAGGTGCTCTGGTTAGAAGTCGGACCGCACGCCATCTGTACCAACATGATGAAGGCAACCATTGGCGCTAGCACGATCGCAATTCCAACAGCTCGCCGTAAGGAGTCAATACGCAGGGTTCTTGGTCATGCTATGAGTGTTTTGCATTGTTGCGGCATAAACTTGGACTGGAACGAGTTTCACCGGGACTTTTCAAGGTCAACAGCGCTGGTCAACCTCCCCTCGTACTCGTTCGAGCAAAAGAACCACTGGATTCAGTACCAGGGCGATTGGACACTGTCAAGGAAAAAAAAGCTCGACTGCCACCGCCATAGTGCCCAAGAAGACGCTATCAACTACGGCAGTGCACTCGGGGTTCAAGACGGTGTTTGA
- a CDS encoding EF hand domain-containing protein (similar to Verticillium alfalfae VaMs.102 XP_003005980.1), which yields MWPTTASADSLTRPRIAVAVVSVVAAASIGYYAYQSRQNAPLRGTPTGGGLHRSNAIRRSRPRSATNEYSSNSASEAPGDENAEVPNTRVPGDAETVVDVDPGDEWWNDPATGNLQTSPQRAGHSIVTLLFRVSEDNARRNGCVHRGCQCNSCGMVPIRGVRYRCANCADFDLCETCEAQGVHIKTHIFYKIKVPAPPFGPRQMQPVWYTGDPDTCRRNIPRSLIARLSRDTGFERPELEAFWEQWTYMANTEWRDDPEELCVAMDRKTFERCLVPTGGSRHAAPNLIHDRMFSFYDSNNDDLIGFSEFLHGLSYRKRKDKLRKVFEGYDIDGDGYVNRRDFLRMFRAYYVLYKQMHKDILDGLEDQLLASTEAQQLVSSRQPLSSLFGREGRIPPGDSGLRFEGKTNRRDGSIEVADGYGGAFVESRGDVAPREDILASLFAYDTDVRPPRRFISRNDTDTNWRTVRRVSGGDLDRSYWATMLDPPTTLEEIPSIFNHNPDDDGDADADGEDDDEEEEDDDGDMHNGESGRTYSESRARAIARNRKMAPKLEKQRRDMARKHLHDRWKRRQFYLDEEEGGIAPDDWEADEDILVRINQAAEESKSSDAAPMTTRSRSSSKVRFAEDTDDYEIRSNPSTSSRSVPERWGGMDIPDAEKDAGKEILYQVTQQAFNELLDTIFKKAEDIAVEAAETAEDRETYRAQIEATELPDVYAPAKESESPHLNDKAISEKSLDELLADTGYTVVPDEPRNAVELDSPEVIHEELVDKAESIADEPPYRDPTLPQFRPNSDAEAKLAQQRVSHEPPQEEPDAATLRAWKHLTIAEEEAHKRGGWGRLSFEEFEEIYKSQEDLGNRLDYLGSWIDFCIP from the coding sequence ATGTGGCCAACAACTGCTTCGGCCGACTCCCTCACACGGCCACGCATAGCTGTGGCTGTCGTCTCTGTAGTAGCAGCAGCTTCAATAGGGTACTACGCATATCAATCTCGCCAGAATGCCCCCTTGCGAGGCACCCCGACCGGTGGTGGTCTGCATCGGAGTAACGCCATACGACGCTCGCGACCGCGGTCCGCAACCAACGAATACAGCTCCAACTCCGCATCCGAAGCTCCTGGAGATGAAAACGCCGAAGTACCCAACACGAGAGTCCCTGGCGATGCCGAAACCGTAGTCGACGTCGATCCTGGGGACGAGTGGTGGAACGACCCTGCCACGGGCAATCTTCAGACCTCTCCCCAACGAGCGGGCCATAGCATCGTAACACTCCTCTTCAGGGTCTCTGAGGACAATGCCCGGCGCAACGGATGTGTTCACAGGGGCTGTCAGTGTAACTCTTGTGGCATGGTGCCTATACGCGGGGTTCGCTACCGATGCGCCAACTGTGCCGATTTTGATCTTTGCGAGACATGTGAGGCTCAAGGTGTGCATATCAAAACGCACATATTTTACAAAATCAAGGTCCCTGCGCCGCCGTTTGGTCCTAGGCAGATGCAACCTGTGTGGTACACCGGGGACCCTGATACCTGCCGTCGGAACATCCCCAGGAGCTTGATTGCGCGTCTTTCGAGAGATACTGGGTTCGAACGACCCGAGCTGGAGGCGTTCTGGGAGCAATGGACGTACATGGCCAACACGGAATGGAGAGACGACCCCGAGGAGCTTTGTGTTGCCATGGACCGCAAGACTTTTGAGCGCTGCCTGGTACCTACGGGGGGTTCCCGACACGCCGCACCTAACCTGATCCACGATCGCATGTTTTCCTTCTACGACTCCAACAATGATGATTTGATTGGGTTTTCCGAGTTTCTCCACGGCTTGTCGTATCGGAAACGCAAGGACAAGTTGAGAAAGGTGTTTGAAGGGTACGATATTGACGGGGATGGGTACGTCAACAGGCGGGATTTTCTGCGCATGTTTCGAGCCTACTACGTGCTCTACAAGCAAATGCACAAGGATATTCTGGACGGACTGGAGGACCAGCTCCTCGCTAGTACTGAGGCGCAACAGCTGGTGTCTAGTCGACAGCCGCTCAGCAGTCTTTTCGGCAGGGAAGGAAGAATCCCGCCTGGCGATTCGGGCTTGCGATTCGAGGGCAAAACCAATCGGAGGGACGGGAGCATTGAAGTCGCCGACGGCTATGGTGGTGCCTTTGTTGAAAGCCGAGGCGATGTTGCACCCAGGGAAGACATCTTGGCCAGTTTGTTCGCGTACGATACAGACGTCCGACCTCCCCGTCGCTTCATCTCGCGCAATGACACCGACACAAACTGGCGGACTGTGCGACGAGTGAGCGGCGGAGACCTGGATAGATCGTACTGGGCGACTATGCTTGACCCTCCGACCACGCTGGAGGAGATTCCGAGCATTTTTAATCACAACCCCGACGACGATGGTGACGCTGATGCCGATGgtgaggacgacgatgaggaagaagaagatgatgatggggacaTGCACAATGGCGAGTCGGGTCGTACATACAGCGAATCACGGGCGCGAGCCATTGCACGTAATCGTAAGATGGCGcccaagctggagaagcagcgcCGAGACATGGCGCGGAAGCATCTCCACGATCGGTGGAAGAGACGCCAGTTTTACCtggacgaagaggagggaGGGATAGCGCCGGATGACTGggaggctgatgaggatATTCTCGTGAGGATCAACCAGGCGGCAGAGGAGTCCAAGTCGTCTGATGCAGCACCGATGACGACGCGGTCCCGTTCCAGCTCCAAGGTGCGGTTTGCCGAGGATACCGACGACTATGAAATCCGATCGAACCCATCGACCTCGTCACGCAGCGTACCTGAACGATGGGGCGGCATGGATATCCCTGATGCGGAAAAGGATGCAGGCAAGGAGATCCTGTACCAAGTAACGCAGCAGGCGTTCAACGAGCTTCTCGACACAATCTTCAAAAAGGCAGAAGACATTGCGGTTGAAGCGGCGGAGACCGCAGAAGACAGGGAGACGTACAGGGCACAGATTGAGGCCACAGAACTTCCGGACGTGTATGCTCCAGCAAAGGAGTCAGAGTCGCCACATCTCAACGACAAGGCCATTTCAGAAAAGTCACTCGACGAGCTTCTAGCAGATACGGGGTATACAGTCGTGCCAGATGAGCCACGAAACGCGGTGGAACTTGACAGTCCTGAGGTTATCCACGAAGAACTGGTGGACAAGGCAGAGTCCATTGCAGACGAGCCCCCATACAGAGATCCAACATTGCCGCAATTCCGTCCAAACAGCGATGCAGAAGCCAAACTAGCGCAGCAGCGAGTATCCCACGAACCACCTCAAGAGGAGCCAGATGCAGCGACCCTCCGCGCCTGGAAGCACCTCACTAttgcggaggaagaagcGCACAAGCGAGGAGGCTGGGGGCGTCTCAGctttgaggagtttgaggagaTTTACAAGAGTCAAGAGGATCTGGGGAACCGGTTAGATTATCTTGGTAGCTGGATCGACTTTTGTATTCCTTAG
- a CDS encoding mitochondrial hypoxia responsive domain-containing protein (similar to Metarhizium acridum CQMa 102 XP_007815513.1) — MADRLPPPMPGHLPSSFDDNDEFYNERPLHKVVRKLKEEPLVPLGIGLTVFAFVNAYRALRRGDSRQANKMFRARVAAQGFTVIAMVAGSMYYSQDRQKTKELRKLKEERDAEEKRQKWIRELEARDEEDKMMRASLEKRRQKVEAETAKSEEKGTGGILGKMGLWSKGEEAAKEAAKEADKEKKKENPKSSLGAIGEVLVKQKEDEGKK; from the exons ATGGCAGACAGATTACCGCCGCCCATGCCAGGGCACCTGCCCTCGTCATTCGACGACAATGA CGAATTCTACAATGAACGACCTCTGCACAAAGTCGTCCGCAAGCTCAAAGAAGAGCCCCTCGTACCCCTCG GCATCGGTCTCACAGTCTTCGCCTTCGTGAACGCCTACCGAGCCCTCCGCCGCGGCGACTCCCGCCAAGCCAACAAGATGTTCCGCGCGCGAGTCGCCGCCCAGGGCTTCACCGTGATTGCCATGGTCGCAGGAAGCATGTACTACAGCCAGGACCGGCAAAAGACCAAGGAGTTGcggaagttgaaggaggagcGGGACGCGGAGGAGAAGCGGCAGAAGTGGATTCGGGAGCTGGAGGCGCGAGATGAGGAGgacaagatgatgagggcgagcttggagaagaggaggcagaAGGTGGAGGCGGAGACGGCGAAGAGCGAGGAGAAGGGCACGGGGGGCATTttgggcaagatgggcttGTGGTCGAAGGGGGAGGAGGCTGCTAaggaggctgccaaggaagcggataaggagaagaagaaggagaatcCGAAGAGTTCGCTGGGTGCGATTGGCGAGGTTCTGGTgaagcagaaggaggatgagggCAAAAAATAA
- a CDS encoding TLDc domain-containing protein 2 (similar to Cordyceps militaris CM01 XP_006672849.1) — protein sequence MGQSHSDENPRRRSREDLAQELALRFKDKCFTSLEFYSLKDVFKSLADQQGSVRYLKEDTIARYLEIPDILGASPVIFQMISYLGAFPFLQDAPVVLELSQMVMVIVIMTERYKRVLARGSTDRTKLIFKSLAVYDRKVSEAGATLPLTVSNDETTSSKPANGGGADGGFAIDLPGEDESYDDDDDLVLTAYELLDIKEAVRQGSAPEFHGAIIPTDNFRKLVMLLLLAAPLDAQESLSQYSNRVAGSELELLRSTVDCILSSFVDVETSPGIKYRQFKTIIPVLFPYLFSSFNALFEHFLFSKNLDFSKHKTADPRMQQELAPKPAQPLLSDKGDILNDHMLAQISLFIPGSSLFRRVRRLYSGNDAGFSMGSFDAKVFNWRAPTILLVSGTLLAETPQGGQENAFADTLPTKRFRNGSKSSRVTYGVYVREPWKHTHKECFGDSETILFQLSPVHDVFPASTINTDYVAFTRPPGNQPCLSFGCPHPKPSKSSRREAHYTLGAVSLLLNDSFEFGVFNHDYTSRGGAFHTSISRTFDFQDRFEIDQLEVWGCGGDDEAKAQAERWAWEEREAEARRKINLGSGDIEADRALLEMAGLIGGNRSGGSMG from the exons ATGGGCCAGTCACACTCTGATGAGAATCCGCGCCGACGGTCCCGCGAAGACCTCGCACAAGAACTT GCCCTCCGGTTCAAAGACAAGTGCTTTACCTCGCTGGAGTTCTACTCGCTAAAAGATGTATTCAAGAGCCTCGCCGACCAACAGGGGTCTGTTCGGTACCTCAAGGAAGACACCATTGCACGATATCTTGAAATCCCCGATATCTTAGGCGCCTCCCCCGTCATCTTTCAAATGATTTCGTACCTGGGCGCATTCCCATTCTTACAAGATGCACCCGTCGTGCTGGAGCTCTCGCAAATGGTCATGGTTATTGTCATTATGACAGAGCGGTATAAGCGCGTGCTGGCACGAGGATCAACTGATAGGACCAAGCTCATCTTCAAAAGCCTGGCTGTGTATGACCGCAAGGTGTCAGAAGCGGGCGCTACCTTGCCTTTGACAGTGTCGAATGATGAAACGACGAGTAGCAAGCCTGCTAATGGTGGTGGCGCCGACGGTGGATTTGCCATCGATCTTCCTGGCGAAGATGAGTCgtacgacgacgacgacgacctGGTTCTCACTGCGTACGAGTTGCTGGACATCAAAGAGGCAGTGAGGCAGGGTAGTGCTCCTGAATTTCACGGTGCTATAATTCCAACCGACAACTTTCGAAAACTAGTCAtgcttttgctgttggctgccCCCTTGGACGCCCAGGAAAGCTTATCACAATATTCTAATCGTGTTGCGGGATCTGAACTCGAATTACTTCGATCAACTGTCGATTGCATTCTTTCATCCTTTGTCGACGTCGAAACCTCACCCGGTATCAAATACCGCCAATTCAAGACCATAATACCCGTGCTTTTCCCCTATCTATTCAGCAGCTTCAACGCCCTTTTTGAACactttctcttctccaaaaACCTCGACTTCTCGAAACATAAAACCGCCGACCCTAGAATGCAGCAAGAACTTGCGCCGAAACCAGCTCAGCCACTCCTTTCCGACAAAGGCGACATCTTGAATGACCACATGCTTGCGCAGATATCCCTGTTCATCCCCGGCTCATCGCTCTTCCGCCGCGTACGACGCCTCTACTCTGGCAACGACGCAGGCTTCTCGATGGGCAGCTTCGACGCCAAGGTATTCAACTGGCGCGCACCAACCATTCTTCTCGTCAGCGGGACCTTACTCGCTGAAACGCCGCAGGGCGGACAAGAAAATGCCTTTGCAGATACCCTTCCAACAAAGCGATTTCGCAATGGGAGCAAGTCTTCTCGAGTCACGTACGGCGTGTACGTACGCGAGCCATGGAAGCACACACACAAGGAATGCTTCGGAGACTCTGAAACCATCCTGTTCCAGCTATCGCCCGTACACGACGTATTTCCCGCctcaaccatcaacaccgaCTATGTCGCCTTCACAAGGCCACCTGGCAACCAACCTTGCCTCTCATTCGGATGCCCGCACCCCAAGCCGTCAAAGTCCAGTCGCAGAGAAGCACACTACACGTTAGGAGCAGTGTCACTCTTGTTAAACGACTCGTTTGAGTTTGGCGTCTTCAACCACGATTATACCTCCCGTGGGGGCGCGTTCCATACCAGTATATCTCGGACATTCGACTTCCAGGACCGCTTTGAGATTGATCAGTTGGAGGTGTGGGGTTGCGGAGGGGATGACGAGGCAAAAGCACAAGCCGAAAGGTGGGCGTGGGAAGAGAGGGAAGCAGAGGCGCGGAGGAAGATCAACTTGGGCTCGGGCGATATCGAAGCCGACAGAGCGTTGTTAGAGATGGCGGGACTAATTGGAGGGAATAGAAGTGGAGGATCAATGGGATAG
- a CDS encoding glutamyl-tRNA(Gln) amidotransferase subunit A (similar to Pyrenophora tritici-repentis Pt-1C-BFP XP_001936998.1), with amino-acid sequence MLAGILGSIAQAACSFLALTTCASTPFEFPSLLDATLDELRFGLDSGSFTSVDLVRAYIARIDEVNGLLHAVNEINPDAISIASSKDRERLSGTALPSPLHGIPILLKDNIATDDNLNNTAGSYALLGAKAKEDSTVAAKLRKSGAIILGKANLSQWAGMRGANVSEGWSAYGGQTTGAYFPGHEPSGSSSGSAVASSVGLAWASLGTETTGSIVDPAHLNNIVGIKPTVGLTSRYLVVPISEHQDTVGPMARTVKDAAYLLSVIAGSDPKDNYTSASPFGEKPPNYVAACKKMGLKGKRLGVLKNILDLHKHVTSEPAFAVFNETLEILRAAGAEIVEDVYFPGIKPIVGHGWAGRVTGQDFLTDLPRYLANLKTNPNNITTLAELRDFTQDYPAEGFPNRATQSWDRVLSRGYNNTSPEWWSNYTTQLYYASTLGLPGALRNHSLDAMVMPTMFASQVAAMTGTPVITVPLGRAPDDTPVQQDEYGTMNLTGPNQPFGLGFAGDYFSEETLIEIAYSFEQITVMRNRVLPLIQPTTELEDVVDGRLEL; translated from the coding sequence ATGCTGGCCGGCATCCTCGGCTCAATCGCCCAAGCTGCATGCAGCTTTCTGGCGTTAACGACATGCGCATCAACTCCGTTTGAATTCCCTTCATTACTAGACGCCACATTAGACGAACTGCGCTTCGGCCTTGACAGCGGCTCATTTACTAGCGTGGACCTTGTCAGAGCATACATTGCTCGAATTGACGAAGTCAATGGGCTCCTTCACGCAGTCAACGAAATCAACCCAGACGCCATCTCCATTGCGTCGTCAAAGGACCGTGAAAGACTCTCAGGCACGGCACTTCCAAGCCCACTACACGGCATTCCCATTCttctcaaggacaacatcGCTACAGACGATAACTTGAACAACACGGCGGGGTCGTATGCACTTCTCGGAGCCAAGGCAAAAGAAGACAGTACTGTTGCGGCAAAGCTACGGAAATCAGGCGCCATTATCCTCGGCAAGGCTAATCTTTCACAATGGGCTGGTATGCGAGGTGCCAACGTCAGTGAAGGTTGGTCTGCGTATGGGGGACAAACGACGGGTGCTTATTTTCCAGGTCATGAACCTTCTGGCTCTTCGTCCGGGAGCGCGGTTGCATCATCTGTTGGCCTTGCTTGGGCTTCTTTGGGGACAGAAACAACTGGATCTATTGTTGATCCGGCGCATCTCAACAATATCGTTGGAATCAAACCGACGGTCGGACTGACATCCCGGTACTTGGTGGTGCCTATATCTGAACACCAAGATACTGTAGGGCCAATGGCTAGGACGGTAAAGGATGCAGCTTACCTGTTGTCAGTGATTGCGGGATCCGATCCGAAGGATAACTACACGTCCGCGTCACCCTTTGGAGAGAAGCCGCCGAATTACGTTGCGGCTTGCAAGAAGATGGGACTAAAGGGCAAGCGATTGGGAGTGTTGAAGAACATTTTGGATCTTCACAAACACGTCACATCGGAGCCCGCTTTCGCAGTGTTTAATGAAACACTCGAGATCCTccgtgctgctggtgctgagATCGTGGAAGACGTTTATTTTCCTGGCATTAAACCAATCGTGGGCCACGGATGGGCAGGCCGGGTTACAGGGCAGGATTTCCTGACTGATCTTCCTCGATATCTTGCCAATCTCAAGACCAATccaaacaacatcaccacGCTGGCGGAGCTACGAGATTTCACGCAAGACTACCCGGCCGAAGGTTTCCCCAACCGAGCTACTCAATCCTGGGATCGTGTCCTCTCACGAGGATACAACAACACTTCACCGGAATGGTGGAGCAACTACACTACACAACTTTACTACGCCAGCACATTAGGTCTCCCAGGCGCATTGAGGAACCACTCCCTAGATGCAATGGTCATGCCGACCATGTTCGCGTCCCAGGTGGCAGCCATGACAGGCACACCCGTCATCACCGTGCCCCTCGGCCGAGCACCAGATGACACGCCCGTGCAGCAGGACGAGTATGGGACCATGAATCTGACGGGGCCGAACCAGCCGTTTGGGTTGGGGTTTGCGGGCGATTACTTTAGCGAGGAGACGTTGATTGAGATTGCGTATTCATTTGAGCAGATTACGGTGATGAGGAATAGGGTGTTGCCGTTGATTCAGCCAACGACGGAATTGGAGGATGTTGTGGATGGACGGCTGGAGTTGTGA
- a CDS encoding ankyrin repeat-containing protein (similar to Colletotrichum gloeosporioides Nara gc5 XP_007277583.1), producing MRLLDVGSLQIHQFQANPPPYAILSHVWSSDEVTFQDLSQAGCTQKNGFKKISSFCWTLTQNLPRVTYAWVDTCCIDKTSSSELSEAINSMCAWYRGAVTCYAHLADVKLNNRQSLGSDFEKSTWFTRGWTLQELLAPVEVEFYDKNWKFIGTRLTLAKRIASITGIDEDVLVTGNWTNLSAAHKMSWAAKRRTTRPEDMAYCLLGIFDVNMPMLYGEGERAFTRLQEEILREYDDLSLLAWDASDVPASEDIVGVLASHPRFFQSCAGITSYPSEGKPFAITNRGLQVSLPIFEGPLLGAALPCAPKGNFASSIMICVVRDAVVPNKYSRHRSVTWEFLMAEPEGLRKVERDILLVKRSIFGIQQFARCWVRYSGPLRLLAVYSVEKWQFNGAGNWTMIIPKPSTGHPVVSVFAFQQVVHKRHLAAIIWVDARTGLPKINVVGISDVRSDVPFNDVQVQDQLKKLAAVQTDYLDKSTNDFRLQGMRVRAQLSREIIRGSWTTMVNLICS from the coding sequence ATGCGCCTCCTCGACGTTGGTAGCCTCCAAATCCATCAATTCCAGGCAAATCCGCCCCCATACGCCATACTCTCACACGTCTGGAGCTCCGATGAAGTCACTTTCCAAGACCTCAGCCAGGCAGGCTGCACTCAAAAGAATGGCTTCAAAAAGATATCCAGCTTCTGCTGGACCTTGACGCAAAACTTACCTCGTGTAACGTACGCATGGGTTGATACATGTTGCATCGACAAAACTAGCAGTTCTGAATTATCAGAAGCCATAAACTCCATGTGCGCGTGGTATCGCGGCGCCGTTACCTGTTACGCCCATCTCGCTGACGTGAAACTCAACAACAGACAAAGCTTAGGGAGTGACTTTGAAAAGTCCACCTGGTTCACGCGCGGCTGGACGCTTCAGGAACTCCTGGCTCCCGTGGAAGTTGAGTTTTACGACAAGAACTGGAAGTTTATTGGTACAAGATTGACTCTGGCCAAGCGAATTGCAAGCATAACTGGAATTGATGAAGACGTCCTCGTCACAGGCAACTGGACCAACTTATCCGCGGCACATAAAATGTCATGGGCTGCAAAGCGTCGGACCACTCGACCAGAGGACATGGCCTACTGTTTGTTGGGCATCTTCGACGTTAACATGCCAATGCTATATGGCGAAGGCGAGCGAGCCTTCACTCGGCTGCAGGAAGAAATTCTCCGAGAGTACGATGATCTCTCGCTGCTGGCGTGGGACGCATCAGACGTGCCTGCATCTGAGGACATTGTAGGCGTACTTGCCTCTCATCCACGGTTCTTCCAGTCCTGTGCGGGTATCACGTCTTATCCGAGTGAGGGCAAGCCATTTGCAATCACGAATAGGGGATTACAAGTGAGCCTTCCAATTTTTGAAGGACCTCTGCTGGGGGCAGCTTTACCATGCGCGCCGAAAGGAAATTTTGCGTCATCTATCATGATATGTGTGGTGAGGGATGCCGTGGTCCCAAATAAGTACAGTCGGCATCGGTCTGTGACTTGGGAATTTCTTATGGCCGAACCTGAAGGTCTCAGAAAAGTAGAGCGGGATATACTACTCGTGAAGAGAAGCATTTTTGGAATACAACAATTCGCCAGGTGTTGGGTACGGTACTCCGGGCCGCTGCGACTTCTTGCAGTGTATTCAGTTGAAAAATGGCAATTCAACGGTGCTGGCAATTGGACAATGATTATTCCAAAACCATCGACAGGCCATCCGGTAGTGTCCGTATTTGCATTCCAGCAAGTGGTGCATAAAAGGCACTTGGCTGCCATTATATGGGTTGATGCGAGAACCGGCTTGCCAAAGATTAATGTTGTTGGCATATCCGATGTGCGCTCTGATGTGCCCTTTAATGATGTACAGGTCCAAGaccagttgaagaagctggcgGCTGTGCAAACTGATTATTTAGACAAGTCTACCAATGACTTTAGGTTGCAGGGGATGCGTGTCCGGGCTCAATTATCTCGTGAGATTATTCGAGGCAGTTGGACTACCATGGTCAATTTGATCTGCTCGTGA